One Rattus rattus isolate New Zealand chromosome 12, Rrattus_CSIRO_v1, whole genome shotgun sequence genomic window carries:
- the LOC116913489 gene encoding LOW QUALITY PROTEIN: kelch repeat and BTB domain-containing protein 7-like (The sequence of the model RefSeq protein was modified relative to this genomic sequence to represent the inferred CDS: inserted 3 bases in 2 codons; deleted 2 bases in 1 codon) has product MQSREDAPRSRRLASPRGGRRPKRISKPSVSAFFTGPEELKDTAHSAALLAQLKSFYDARLLCDVTIEVVTPGSGPGTGRLFSCNRNVLAAACPYFKSMFTGAXVESQQASVTIHGVDASXRVLVDYCYTGGVSLSEANVQRLYAALDMLQLEYVREACASFLARRLDLTNCTAILKFADAFDHHKLRSQAQSFIAHNFKQLSRMGSIREETLADLTLAQLLAVLRLDSLDVESEKTVCHVAVQWLEAAPKERGPSAAEVFKCIRWAHFPAEDQDYLEELLTKPIVKKYCLDVIEGALLQLRLDDGLRKALVRVPSSSSNSSNNNNSNNNNDTSNTVIPAEENLPHRLGMCVKRMMVFFEHCKHPFLCCDSYSGEIYKVFLPVSCLADTRALSTLAVSIFPDHDICSTVQPRKGVWVYKPAPNNLHQLTDHLLCPKGMDVTDVNGYIYILGGQDHVTGAILKDVECYSVQKNEWQLVAQPSHSFTSLT; this is encoded by the exons ATGCAGTCCCGGGAAGACGCCCCGCGCTCTCGCCGCCTCGCCAGTCCCCGCGGCGGGAGGCGGCCCAAGAGGATTTCCAAGCCCTCTGTGTCGGCCTTTTTCACCGGCCCAGAGGAATTAAAGGACACGGCCCATTCTGCAGCCCTCCTGGCACAGCTCAAGTCTTTCTACGACGCGCGTCTGCTGTGCGATGTGACCATCGAGGTGGTGACGCCTGGCAGTGGGCCCGGCACGGGGCGCCTCTTCTCGTGCAACCGCAACGTGCTGGCGGCGGCTTGCCCCTACTTCAAGAGCATGTTCACAGGGGC TGTCGAGAGCCAGCAGGCCAGCGTGACCATCCACGGCGTGGATGCGA CCCGAGTCTTGGTGGACTACTGCTACACTGGCGGCGTGTCGCTG AGCGAGGCCAATGTGCAGCGCCTGTACGCGGCCTTGGATATGCTCCAGCTGGAGTACGTGCGTGAAGCCTGTGCTTCCTTCCTGGCTCGCCGACTTGACCTGACCAACTGCACTGCCATCCTCAAGTTTGCCGATGCCTTTGACCACCACAAGCTGCGCTCTCAGGCCCAGTCCTTCATAGCTCACAACTTCAAGCAGCTCAGCAGGATGGGTTCCATTCGGGAGGAGACGCTGGCTGATCTGACCCTGGCCCAGCTGCTGGCCGTCCTGCGTCTGGACAGTCTGGATGTAGAGAGTGAGAAGACTGTGTGTCACGTGGCGGTGCAGTGGCTGGAGGCTGCTCCCAAAGAGCGGGGCCCTAGCGCTGCTGAAGTCTTTAAGTGTATTCGTTGGGCACACTTCCCTGCAGAAGATCAGGACTACCTAGAGGAGCTACTGACCAAGCCTATTGTGAAGAAATACTGCCTGGACGTTATCGAAGGGGCCCTCCTGCAGCTTCGTTTGGATGATGGTTTGCGCAAGGCTCTGGTTCGGGTGCCaagcagcagcagtaacagcagcaacaataacaatagtaataataacaacgaTACCAGCAATACTGTCATCCCTGCAGAAGAAAATCTACCCCATAGGTTAGGGATGTGTGTTAAGAGAATGATGGTTTTCTTTGAACACTGCAAGCATCCCTTTCTCTGCTGTGACTCATACTCTGGGGAAATTTACAAAGTGTTCTTGCCTGTCTCTTGCCTTGCAGACACTAGAGCCCTCTCCACCTTAGCCGTCTCTATTTTTCCAGACCATGACATCTGTTCCACTGTTCAGCCCAGGAAAGGTGTATGGGtatataagccagccccaaataattTGCATCAACTGACTGACCACTTGCTCTGTCCGAAGGGTATGGATGTGACAGATGTGAATGGCTACATTTACATTTTGGGTGGACAAGACCACGTTACTGGAGCTATATTAAAGGACGTAGAATGCTACAGTGTCCAGAAGAACGAATGGCAATTAGTAGCTCAACCCTCACATTCCTTTACATCTTTGACTTAA